Within Actinobaculum sp. 313, the genomic segment CACTAGTGCGTACTTGGTCCGAGTCATTAGCCATTGAGCTTGCGCCCACTGGCGTGCAGGTTATGACATTCATGCCCGGTTGGGTACGAACGGAACTGCATCAGCGCTCTGGAATCACGACGTCGAATATTCCCGGGTTCTTCTGGCTCGACGCCGACCGTGTTGTGCGGGAGTGTTTGCGTGACGTTGAAGCGGGGAGGACGCATTCGACTCCCTCCAAGCGGTTCAAAGTGATCGCCGCACTTGCCGCCCATGCGCCGCGGCGTGCGGTAACTGCGGTGACCGCCAGAATCAACCGGGGACGGGACTGAGTATGGCCGAGCCTCTTGAGCCAATTGACCGTTATCTTGACGAGGGGAGAATGCGACGACGTCGGCGCGTGCGCAAGTTGGTGACACGGCCGGTCATCTCCACCGTCGTTCGCCCCACTGTGTTGGGCGAGGAGAATATCGAAGGTCTGAAGGGCGCCTTTATTCTGGTACCCAACCACTCATCTCACCTGGATGCACCGATGGTGTTTTCCCTATTGCCCGACTCCTTGACGGAGCGCCTGGCGACCGGTGCGGCCGCGGATTATTTCTACCGTCGCAAGGGAATCTCTGCACTCACATCCCTTTTCTTCAACAGCTATCCGATTGAGCGCGCCGGGCATCGCCGGGGCAAGGAACGCGGTCAGGCCGCAGGAATGACGGGCCGCCTGCTGCGGGCCGGAGTGCCTATCCTGGTCTTCCCGGAGGGATCACGTTCCCGCAATGGAGAGATTGGGGCATTCAAGCCGGGTGCGGCCGCGCTGTCATTGAAGGTGGGTGTGCCAATCGTTCCGATTGCCATGGCCGGCGGCCACGAGGCAATGCCCGTCGGATCGGTTTTTCCGAAGGTTGGCAGCGAGGTTTTTCTCTTCATTGGCGCCCCGATGTACGGCAAAGAGGGCGAATCTGCGGAGGAATTCATGGCACGTGTGGTTCAAGCCATCACGCTCATGTTGGAGCAGCGCAGTGCTCATCCCATTGACGACGACGGTACGTCGCCATTCACGGGAGAGATCCTCTAACCTGCAGCGGCCATCTGGCTGGAACCGCGCCCGCCATTCTGCTTCTGAGCACGGCGACCGCCGGCACTAGAACGCTCGCGACCGCCTGCGGAGCGTCCCGCCTTGTTACTATGTGTTTGCTGCTCACCCGAAGCGTGGGCTGTTGCTTCCGCCGGGTGCTTCTCCTGAACCGGGAAGGAAAGACGGACGGTCAGGCCCCCACCGGCGGTCTCAGCCAGGCGAGCCGTGCCGCCATGGGCAGCCATAATGGCGGCGACAATCGCCAAACCGAGACCGGAGCCACCCGAGGCACGGGAACGTGAGTAGTCGGTGCGATAGAATCGCTCAAACAGGTGAGCGGCATCCTCGGGCCTGACGCCGGGCCCATGGTCACGGACCTCAACAACCGCCTCGGATGGGGTGGGTTTCCCAACGGCGACCTCGACCGATGAACCGGCGGGCGTGTGTGTGAGCACGTTGGAAAGCAGGTTCGTGACTACCTGAGTTATCTTGTCTTCGTCGGCCGTCACCGTGATGTCTGCGGGCTCGGCTCCGTCAAGGCCTATCACGGAGGCCGGACGGGAGGAATCGCGTACTCGCAGGTCTTCCACTGCGTTACGGCACACACGGGTGATGTCCACCGAACTCCATACCAACGGGCGTCCCTCATCGAGTCGCGCAAGCTGTAAGAGATCCTCTACCAGACCGCTCATCCTGTGAGCTTCAGACTCAATCCGATCCATGGTCTGCGGGATTTTATCGGCTGGAACCCCGCCGAGGCGATAGAGCTCGGCGTAGCCACGAACTGTTGCCAATGGTGTCCGCAACTCGTGGGAGGCATCGGAAACGAATTGGCGCATCTTCGCCTCAGAGCGCGCTTTCACGGCGAACGCGTGTTCAATCTGGGCCAACATGGCATTGATCGAGGCGGCGAGCATTCCGACCTCGGATCCCTCACGCCCCTCCGGAACGCGGCGGGAGAGATCGCCGGCGGCGATGGCATGCGTGGAATGCTCGATGTCGCGCAACGGTTTGAATGATCTGCGAACAAATGCCCAGGTCAACAGTGCGCCTAGCGTCACAACACCCAGGGCGACTTGTAACAGGATCAGAGCAACCTGCATCACCGTGTTATGGATCGGTGCCAGTGGACGGGCGATAAGAATCTTTCCGATCGTGTTCGGCCCATTGGTCACTGGCAAGATCACGACCCGCCACTGGGAACGGGCCTGCGTGCCTTCCACTGTGAACACTTGCGACGAGCCATCCCATCTTTCTAGGAGATCCTCTGTGGCGGCTGGTATTCCGTACCGTTGCGCAACGATCGTGTTCACGCGAGTGAACAACTGCGTACTGCCGCGGGAGTCGGTGCTAACACTGGCGCTGAGGTAGTAATCCGAGAGCAAAGAGGGATCAGGTGTGTCGTTGATATCCGAGGCGAGGGTGTTGAGAGCATTTCCCGCCACAACGGTTCCCGACGACTTGAGCTCGTCGTCAAGATTGCTGACAAGGTGACGCTGCAGTAGCGAGAGTGTCACCGTGGCGATCACGACGATCACCACCACCATGAGCAGAACAAAGGTGATAAGCAGTCGAAAGGAAAGAGTGCGCGTCACCCGCGGTTGATCTGGGCGCGGGTGACGCTTGGTTAGAATTCGGGCCACGCGATCCTACTTGGATGTACGCAGAACGTAGCCAATGCCTCGCTTCGTATGAATAAGCGGAACGATAGCGGCGGCTTCCTCCGGATCGGTGATTCCAAGAGCCTCGGGAGAGTCGATTTTCCGGCGTAAGTACGAGATATACGACTCGATGATGGAGATCTCACCCTCCCAGTCGTAATCCCACACATGGTCTAGAATCTGCATCTTTGATACAACGCGTTCGGCGTTGATCATCAGGTAACGCAGGAGTTTGAATTCGGTTGGAGACAGCTCGATCTCCCGTCCAGCGCGCCGCACATCATAGGAGTCCTCATTAA encodes:
- a CDS encoding lysophospholipid acyltransferase family protein, whose protein sequence is MAEPLEPIDRYLDEGRMRRRRRVRKLVTRPVISTVVRPTVLGEENIEGLKGAFILVPNHSSHLDAPMVFSLLPDSLTERLATGAAADYFYRRKGISALTSLFFNSYPIERAGHRRGKERGQAAGMTGRLLRAGVPILVFPEGSRSRNGEIGAFKPGAAALSLKVGVPIVPIAMAGGHEAMPVGSVFPKVGSEVFLFIGAPMYGKEGESAEEFMARVVQAITLMLEQRSAHPIDDDGTSPFTGEIL
- a CDS encoding HAMP domain-containing sensor histidine kinase, yielding MTRTLSFRLLITFVLLMVVVIVVIATVTLSLLQRHLVSNLDDELKSSGTVVAGNALNTLASDINDTPDPSLLSDYYLSASVSTDSRGSTQLFTRVNTIVAQRYGIPAATEDLLERWDGSSQVFTVEGTQARSQWRVVILPVTNGPNTIGKILIARPLAPIHNTVMQVALILLQVALGVVTLGALLTWAFVRRSFKPLRDIEHSTHAIAAGDLSRRVPEGREGSEVGMLAASINAMLAQIEHAFAVKARSEAKMRQFVSDASHELRTPLATVRGYAELYRLGGVPADKIPQTMDRIESEAHRMSGLVEDLLQLARLDEGRPLVWSSVDITRVCRNAVEDLRVRDSSRPASVIGLDGAEPADITVTADEDKITQVVTNLLSNVLTHTPAGSSVEVAVGKPTPSEAVVEVRDHGPGVRPEDAAHLFERFYRTDYSRSRASGGSGLGLAIVAAIMAAHGGTARLAETAGGGLTVRLSFPVQEKHPAEATAHASGEQQTHSNKAGRSAGGRERSSAGGRRAQKQNGGRGSSQMAAAG